The Stigmatella aurantiaca genome segment TCTTCGCGTTGGTGGCGTTAGGCCTCACCCTCTGGCTGCGCTCAGAGGATGAGGCCCCCCAGCCAGGGCCGGGCTGAAACGCTTGGGGCTCAGAGCCGCGGAATGATTTCGATGACGTCGAGCTCCGCGAACTGCTCGCCCTTGGTGAAGCGCAGGGTGTTGGTGCCCGCGCGCAGGGTGACACCAGCCGAGACGGTGCCAAAGCGCGCCCAGCCCGCCGTCGGGGCGTAGAACACCTGCTGCGGCGCCGCGCCATTCACGGACAGCCCGTGGCTGCTGGTGCCGCCCGTGCCGTTGGCGTAGGTGATGCGCACGGTGTACCGGCCCGCCTTGGCCACCGTGAGGCCCCGCAGCTCGACGGCGCTGTCGGCGTGGTCGATCTCCCCCACGAACTGTCCACCGGAGGCGTCCGCGCTGGGCTTCACGAGGATGTGGGTGAGGGTGCCGCTCTCGGCTTCGGCCAGGAGGCGGCTGGAGACCTGGAGGTCATCGAAGCGCGCGGCCGCCTGGTACGAGCGCAGGCCGATGGCGCCGTCCAGGAAGGTGGTGTCCTCGAAGGTCAGCTTCGGGGTGTTCAGGTCATCCACGTACACGTGCAGGGTGCCCTGCTGCGCGACGACCTTGAGGAGGTGGGTCTTGTTCAGCTGGACGGCAGCGGGCGCGCTCTTGAGCTGCTGCCAGGCGCCGTTCATCTTGCCGAGGACCACCTCGCCGGTGCCTGAGACGAGCCCCACGTAGTAGCCGTTGTGCGCGTCGTTGCCGGTCTCGGGGTTGGTGACCCGGAACAGGAGCCCTGCGTCGCCAGCGGACGTGACGGTCACCCTGGCGGAGAGGGTGAAGTCCGAGAAGCGGGTCGACTGGGCGATGGCCTTTCCGCCGGAGGCCGCCACGGCGTACTGGCCGCCCGTCGCGGACCAGCTTCCGCCGTACGGCGTCCACCGGGCCGCGTTGGCGTCGAAGGTGTCCGTGAAGGTGCTGGGCGCGGGGCCCCAGGCCTCCAGCTCCGTCACGCCCACCTTGGCGCCCGAGGGATTCTGGAACACCACGCGGATCTTCCGGGTGCTCACCGCGGGGAAGGTGACCTGGTTGGGCGCATCGCCCACGGGGGTGGCGGGGCTCTTGCTCTGGCCCGCGATGGAAACCCACGCGCTGCCGTTCAAGGCCTGCACGTCATAGCTGGCCGGCGCCTTGACGCCCCCGCCATCGTCATAGATGTGGAGCCGGACCTGGTTCACGCTGCGCACGGTGCCGAAGTCCACCGCCAGCCAGTCGCTCGCGTTGGGGGACTGGTAGTTGGTCCAGCGGCTGTTGGGGATGTCGTCGTAGTAGATGCGCCCGTCGATCGCGCGCTGCGCATCATCGATGCTGGCGGTGTAGGAGGCGGAGGCCACCGGATAGCCCGTGGCGTAGGCGTTGGCGGCGAAGTTCTCCAGGCGCGCGGGCCGCTCCTGCGGGAGGGGCGCGGCCATGGGCAGCGTCAGCCGCTGGAGCGTGGCCGCGCTGCCGAGGAAGGCGCCGTCCTGGTACACGCGCAGCCCCTTGCCCTGGCCGTAGCGCGTGCCGTCCCGGTCATACAGCACGGTCATCAGGTGGCCGTGGTAGGGCACGTTCTCCAGCAGGAAGTAGGCCCACGTGCTGGGCACCAGCGGGTTCACCTCGAAGGTGTTGTCGGCGCGCGGGCGGATACCCACCAGGCCTGAGATGACGAGATCATTGTAGGAGGAGTGGTTGTAGTGCTCGCTGTGCCCCACGCCGTCGTAGATCCACTGGCCGGTGTCGGGGTGGAGCGCCTCGGCCACGTAGGGCCGGCCGTTCTTGTACTGCGACACGGTGTAGCCCTTGAGCACCTTGAAGTAGTCGTCCCGGGTGACATAGGGCTGGCTGTAGTTGTTGAGCAGGTTGGCCATCGCGGTGATGACCTGGCTTGTGGCGAAGGGCCAGGAGACCCCGCTCCAGCGGCAGCAGCCTGCCATGGCGTCCTTCATGAACAGGCGGTGCCGCCGCTCGGCGGTGGTGGGCCCGTACGTGGCGGCGAAGCCCTGCGGGTCCATCAGCGCCGTCCAGGCCTCCGAGTAGGCCGGGTCGGGCATGTTGAAGTACCAGGGCACGAAGCCGAAGTGCTCTCGGCCATCGAGCAGCGTCCCCTCGGGGTACGGGTAGTTCTGCGCCTGGTTGTTGCGCATCATGTGGAAGAAGAACTTCCGCGACGGATCCCACAGCTTCTGCTGCGTGGTGGCCTTGATCGCCGCAGCGCGGCCGAGGTACCGGGACTCGAGCACCGCGTCGCCGGTGAGCCTGGCGATGCGCGAGATGGCCATGGCATCGCCATACTGGTAGGCGTTGAGCGAGGGCCGGTAGCCCGTGCCCCCGTGGTACGGATCATTCGTCTGGTACGAGCTGATGGTGAACTCGGACGCGTCCCAGACGGGCACCTGCCAGTAGAGGCCGTTGGCGGGCTCGTAGTGGTCCGACCACGCCTCGAAGTTTTCAATCAGCTCCGGCAGCAGGTCCTTGACGAAGGCCGCATCCCCGTTGACCAGGTAGCGGGCGTAATAGGAGTCCGCCGCCCAGAAGCTGTACTGCCGCGCGCTGCCGCCCCCGCGCATCCAGAACGTCTGGTAGTCGTCGAGGTAGCGCGGGTCCCTCAGCCAGCGCGCCTCGTAGATGTGGTGGCCGGCTGCGGCGCTGATGGTGTCGAACTTCTGCGAGTACCAGACCGCGTTGACGAACTCGTTGATGATGTAGCCCACGCCGGGGGTGGCGTAGCGCAGGTGCTGCAGCAGGGCGTACCAGCGGTAGTAATAGACGTCCTGGATCTGCCGGTCGGGCGCCTCGAAGAAGGGGATGTTCTTCTTGTACCAGGCCGGGTCCTGGTAGCCGCCCAGGAACGCGTCCGGGTTGAGGAACTGCGTGCCCGTCACGGCCTGAATGCCGGGCGTGGACCGAGGGGCGCTCTCCTCCTCCGCGGCCAGGACGGGGGACGCCATCAGCAAGCCGAGGACGGCCAGGGGTTGGAGGGGATGTCGGGACATGGGGTTATTGCCGGGTGAGGGTGATGGCGTCGACGGCGATGTTGAAGCCGCTGCTGGCGGCGTTCTTGCCCACGGTGGTGAAGGTGAAGACGCGCGGATTGAGGTCCGGGAAGCTCACCGTCCCCAGGTCGGCCTCCGCCCACACCGTGGTGCTGGAGTAGTTGTCCTGCACCGCCCCCAGCTTGGCCCCATCGATGTCGAGCTGGTACTGCCCCCGGCCGTTGTTCTTCTTCGTGCGCACGCCCACCCGGAAGGTGCCCACCGTGCGCGGGTACAGGGTGTAGGCCACCTTGGCACCCGCGGCGCTGGTGTTGTGGTAGCGGAGCCCGCCGTTGAGGGCCCCGGCCTCGACACCCGTCGAGGACGCGTCGCCCGCGCTGGTGGGGAGCAGGTTCTCGGCCTGGTAGATGAGCACCGGGCCCTCGTGCTCCGCGGTGCTCCCCAGCCGCTTCTTGAGCTGGTCCACATAGAGCGACTGGGGCTGGAGCTCGTTGCCGGAGGTGCTCGTCTCCGCGAAGTCGGTGGGGGCCGCCACCCCTCCGGTGGGGATGTCCACCCGGGTGGCGCTGCCGCGAACGCCAATCACGTAGCCGTACCCCTGCTGCTGCGACTTGACGATGTAGCTCTTGCTCGGGTGGTACTGGGCCCCGTTCGTGTTCCAGAACACGCTCTGCGTGGTGGTGAGGCCGTGCTTGATCGTCCCGTAGGGAGACCGGTCCGCGGCCTCGGCGCTGTCCAGGTAGAGCGTGAGGTTGTCCATCAGGTTGGCCGCGCTCAGGTGCATGTGGAAGTCGGACACCAGGCTGCCTTCGCTCATCCGGCTGTTGAACAGCACGTTGCCGGTGGTCTGCAGGGACCGGAAGTTGAAGTTGTGCCGTCCCCGGTTGGCCGCGCTGTCCTTGATGAGGTTGTCGCTGCCCCGGAGGGAGAACAGGTAACCGTTGCCGCCCTCGCCCCGGTACTGGGGCTTGCTGAACTCGCAGCTGTCCACGGTGATGTTGCGGGCGAAGGACAGGTCGAGCCCGTTGGACAGCAGGTGGACATCCTGCGTGTTGGACGCGGGCCGGTACGTCTTCACGTTGACGAGCCACCCATCCACGGTGTGGTGCAGCTTCACGCCGAAGGCGTCATGCATCTCGTACGCCCCCGTGCCGGGCACCGAGAAGTCCGCGCCCCCGGTCCCGGGCGTCGTGTTCTCCCGCATGCCGATGGCCAGGTTCTCCACGCCCACCTCCGACACGTGGGCGCCAATCTTGTAGACCCGCGCGTTGTCCCGGGTCTTCATGGCGGCGCGCAGGGGAATGTCGATGGTGAGTGTCTTCGCGGCGGTGTCGATGGCGGTGATGCGCCGGTAGAACGTTGTCCCCTCCAGGGACTCCCAGCCGAGGCCCGCCATGTTCAGCTCGCTGATCAGCGCGGCGGTCATGTCCGTGCGCAGGACGATCCAGTCCCCCACGCTGAAGCCGGACACGCTGGTGAGGGGAACGCGCACCGTGCGGTTGGGCAGGTCCGCGCTCACGGACACGGTGGAGGTGCCGCTGGATGTCCACGCGCCTCCCGAGGCGGGGCCCACCCGGATGACGCTCTTGGCGCGCATGTTCGGGGCGTCGTTGTAGAGGAAGGTGGCCGTGGGCCCCTGGCCCCGGAGCACGACGTTGTTCTTGGTCAGGGCCAGCGCGAAGTTCTTCCCGGAGGGAGGGGCCACCCGGTAGGTCCCCCGGGGCAGGTACACCACGGCGCCCCCACTGAGCGCTCCCGCGTCGTCGATGGCCTTCTGGAGGATGGCCGTCACGTCCGCGCCGCCCGTGTTGTTCGCGTAGTAGGGCGCCTGCGTCACGTCGATGATGCGGTCCGTGCGGAAGGGCGGCTCCACCTGCCGCTGGCGGTAGCCGGCGTAGGAGAAGTCATGCAGGAACTGGGCGGTGTTGGCGGGGTTCGAGTCCCCGGGCTTCCAGGTGGAAGGGTACAGCGCGCTTCGCCACGGTGCCGCCGGGGCTTCGCCCGCGTGCGCCACGCCCAGGGCCAAGCCCAGGCAAGTGAAGGCCCTGCGCCATCTCACGCTCGTCATCATGGTCTCTCCCGGGGGGCTACCTTGTCCAGGAGACCATATAGACCAGT includes the following:
- a CDS encoding MGH1-like glycoside hydrolase domain-containing protein, whose amino-acid sequence is MSRHPLQPLAVLGLLMASPVLAAEEESAPRSTPGIQAVTGTQFLNPDAFLGGYQDPAWYKKNIPFFEAPDRQIQDVYYYRWYALLQHLRYATPGVGYIINEFVNAVWYSQKFDTISAAAGHHIYEARWLRDPRYLDDYQTFWMRGGGSARQYSFWAADSYYARYLVNGDAAFVKDLLPELIENFEAWSDHYEPANGLYWQVPVWDASEFTISSYQTNDPYHGGTGYRPSLNAYQYGDAMAISRIARLTGDAVLESRYLGRAAAIKATTQQKLWDPSRKFFFHMMRNNQAQNYPYPEGTLLDGREHFGFVPWYFNMPDPAYSEAWTALMDPQGFAATYGPTTAERRHRLFMKDAMAGCCRWSGVSWPFATSQVITAMANLLNNYSQPYVTRDDYFKVLKGYTVSQYKNGRPYVAEALHPDTGQWIYDGVGHSEHYNHSSYNDLVISGLVGIRPRADNTFEVNPLVPSTWAYFLLENVPYHGHLMTVLYDRDGTRYGQGKGLRVYQDGAFLGSAATLQRLTLPMAAPLPQERPARLENFAANAYATGYPVASASYTASIDDAQRAIDGRIYYDDIPNSRWTNYQSPNASDWLAVDFGTVRSVNQVRLHIYDDGGGVKAPASYDVQALNGSAWVSIAGQSKSPATPVGDAPNQVTFPAVSTRKIRVVFQNPSGAKVGVTELEAWGPAPSTFTDTFDANAARWTPYGGSWSATGGQYAVAASGGKAIAQSTRFSDFTLSARVTVTSAGDAGLLFRVTNPETGNDAHNGYYVGLVSGTGEVVLGKMNGAWQQLKSAPAAVQLNKTHLLKVVAQQGTLHVYVDDLNTPKLTFEDTTFLDGAIGLRSYQAAARFDDLQVSSRLLAEAESGTLTHILVKPSADASGGQFVGEIDHADSAVELRGLTVAKAGRYTVRITYANGTGGTSSHGLSVNGAAPQQVFYAPTAGWARFGTVSAGVTLRAGTNTLRFTKGEQFAELDVIEIIPRL
- a CDS encoding glycosyl hydrolase family 28-related protein; its protein translation is MMTSVRWRRAFTCLGLALGVAHAGEAPAAPWRSALYPSTWKPGDSNPANTAQFLHDFSYAGYRQRQVEPPFRTDRIIDVTQAPYYANNTGGADVTAILQKAIDDAGALSGGAVVYLPRGTYRVAPPSGKNFALALTKNNVVLRGQGPTATFLYNDAPNMRAKSVIRVGPASGGAWTSSGTSTVSVSADLPNRTVRVPLTSVSGFSVGDWIVLRTDMTAALISELNMAGLGWESLEGTTFYRRITAIDTAAKTLTIDIPLRAAMKTRDNARVYKIGAHVSEVGVENLAIGMRENTTPGTGGADFSVPGTGAYEMHDAFGVKLHHTVDGWLVNVKTYRPASNTQDVHLLSNGLDLSFARNITVDSCEFSKPQYRGEGGNGYLFSLRGSDNLIKDSAANRGRHNFNFRSLQTTGNVLFNSRMSEGSLVSDFHMHLSAANLMDNLTLYLDSAEAADRSPYGTIKHGLTTTQSVFWNTNGAQYHPSKSYIVKSQQQGYGYVIGVRGSATRVDIPTGGVAAPTDFAETSTSGNELQPQSLYVDQLKKRLGSTAEHEGPVLIYQAENLLPTSAGDASSTGVEAGALNGGLRYHNTSAAGAKVAYTLYPRTVGTFRVGVRTKKNNGRGQYQLDIDGAKLGAVQDNYSSTTVWAEADLGTVSFPDLNPRVFTFTTVGKNAASSGFNIAVDAITLTRQ